From Phycodurus eques isolate BA_2022a chromosome 1, UOR_Pequ_1.1, whole genome shotgun sequence, one genomic window encodes:
- the nufip1 gene encoding nuclear fragile X mental retardation-interacting protein 1 isoform X2, with the protein MRSMDKLGSYPPPNFDCPPPNSIQVSRPQQPVSRSNFHPSMWTWSETPSESEPSWAYSGRAASGPASQSRNNGCREWYHTGQQSWSNYGPAGNRGKKHQNKKEPNFVHFCDTCDRGLKNQEKYEEHIAQHVKCSVPDCRFMAHEKIVSIHWKNTHAPGKKRIKLDTAEEIAKWREERRKNYPTVQNVEKKRKLMQEREKTGAVLETAQFGRMRGRGRGRWRGRGHQRFQGQHPQGPHPSDGGAAAERPPPLTQPGQNGDPLGVLAKSDIESDKEDADTDSRTASLVVAPKQMSVALGSLLTNYGSMSESEGDEEAQHSTIQKGKDLLQENKDLLDQKNRPFMDTKTSKQDTQASKVSCPWSALNTSNNRRGRGRRGGKRGRGGHHDMLQTRRPTLLEMLLAPDIRHERNVLLQCVRYVVRNDFFGLESKPQLHLTQGTGSSDQEVGSRTLSDSLVGGKKCSVNAGTASHRATAWPTICKEEKKEIGPVNVTTKIIVRHSSSRNCLDEGPLDDQAGSGPPDDDAVPGSPDHQSGPACDQAGAGSPCDRAGFPDDQGDEATRPSDCRSAQKSKDPPADSLASAEQASEDKEEMATTYYHSHDSMAPRESRSTNNIYEDEIWEMSN; encoded by the exons ATGCGCAGTATGGATAAACTTGGCTCCTATCCTCCGCCTAACTTCGACTGTCCTCCTCCGAACTCCATCCAAGTGTCACGGCCTCAGCAGCCCGTCTCAAGAAGCAACTTCCACCCGAGCATGTGGACTTGGAGCGAGACGCCCTCCGAGTCCGAACCCAGCTGGGCCTACAGCGGCCGAGCAGCGTCAGGACCTGCTTCTCAGTCACGAAACAATGGAT GTCGTGAATGGTATCACACTGGACAACAAAGTTGGAGCAATTACGGACCAGCAGGCAACCGTGGGAAAAAG CATCAAAACAAGAAAGAACcaaattttgttcatttttgtgaCACTTGTGACCGAGGATTAAAAAACCAGGAGAAGTATGAGGAGCATATTGCTCAACATGTAAAG TGTTCTGTCCCAGATTGCAGATTCATGGCTCATGAAAAAATAGTGAGCATTCATTGGAAAAAT ACCCATGCACCCGGAAAGAAGAGAATTAAGCTGGACACTGCAGAAGAGATTGCAAAATGGAGAGAGGAGAGGCGCAA GAACTATCCAACTGTACAGAATGttgagaaaaagagaaaactgATGCAGGAACGTGAGAAGACAGGAGCCGTTTTGGAGACGGCTCAGTTTGG ACGCATGAGAGGCAGAGGACGTGGGCGTTGGCGGGGGAGAGGTCATCAGAGGTTCCAGGGGCAGCATCCCCAAGGTCCGCATCCGTCCGACGGTGGCGCTGCAGCAGAGAGACCGCCGCCCCTCACCCAGCCCGGCCAGAATGGTGATCCTCTGGGGGTGTTGGCCAAAAGTGACATTG AGTCTGACAAAGAGGATGCAGACACTGACTCCAGGACAGCTAGCCTTGTTGTGGCCCCGAAACAGATGAGCGTTGCTCTGGGGTCTCTTTTAACCAACTATGGCTCCATGAGCGAGAGTGAAGGTGATGAAGAAGCACAGC aCTCTACTATCCAAAAAGGCAAAGACCTGCTCCAAGAAAACAAGGATTTGCTAGACCAGAAAAACAGACCCTTCATGGACACCAAAACCTCAAAACAGGACACGCAAGCTTCCAAAGTATCATGTCCTTGGTCTGCCCTGAACACATCAAACAACCGAAGAGGACgagggagaagaggaggaaagcGAGGTCGGGGTGGACACCATGATATGCTGCAAACACGGCGGCCCACTCTCCTTGAGATG CTGCTTGCTCCGGATATACGCCATGAGAGAAACGTCCTCCTGCAGTGTGTTCGATACGTGGTCCGAAACGACTTCTTTGGCCTGGAGAGCAAGCCTCAACTCCACCTGACGCAAGGTACAGGAAGTTCAGACCAAGAAGTGGGAAGCAGGACTCTGTCCGATTCTCTGGTTGGTGGCAAAAAGTGTTCAGTCAACGCTGGGACTGCATCTCACAGAGCCACCGCTTGGCCAACAATAtgtaaggaggaaaaaaaggagattGGTCCAGTTAATGTGACAACCAAGATCATAGTCCGTCACAGTTCGTCAAGGAATTGTCTGGACGAGGGGCCACTTGATGACCAGGCTGGCTCTGGACCACCAGATGACGACGCTGTACCTGGTTCACCAGACCACCAAAGTGGCCCAGCATGTGACCAAGCAGGTGCTGGTTCACCGTGTGACCGAGCTGGTTTCCCAGATGACCAAGGCGACGAAGCCACGCGGCCAAGTGACTGTCGAAGCGCACAAAAATCCAAAGATCCCCCGGCGGATTCTTTAGCAAGTGCAGAGCAGGCTTCAGAGGACAAGGAAGAAATGGCAACCACTTACTACCACAGCCATGATTCTATGGCACCTCGTGAAAGTAGGTCAACCAATAATATTTATGAGGATGAAATATGGGAAATGTCAAATTGA
- the nufip1 gene encoding nuclear fragile X mental retardation-interacting protein 1 isoform X1, whose amino-acid sequence MRSMDKLGSYPPPNFDCPPPNSIQVSRPQQPVSRSNFHPSMWTWSETPSESEPSWAYSGRAASGPASQSRNNGCQYSYGREWYHTGQQSWSNYGPAGNRGKKHQNKKEPNFVHFCDTCDRGLKNQEKYEEHIAQHVKCSVPDCRFMAHEKIVSIHWKNTHAPGKKRIKLDTAEEIAKWREERRKNYPTVQNVEKKRKLMQEREKTGAVLETAQFGRMRGRGRGRWRGRGHQRFQGQHPQGPHPSDGGAAAERPPPLTQPGQNGDPLGVLAKSDIESDKEDADTDSRTASLVVAPKQMSVALGSLLTNYGSMSESEGDEEAQHSTIQKGKDLLQENKDLLDQKNRPFMDTKTSKQDTQASKVSCPWSALNTSNNRRGRGRRGGKRGRGGHHDMLQTRRPTLLEMLLAPDIRHERNVLLQCVRYVVRNDFFGLESKPQLHLTQGTGSSDQEVGSRTLSDSLVGGKKCSVNAGTASHRATAWPTICKEEKKEIGPVNVTTKIIVRHSSSRNCLDEGPLDDQAGSGPPDDDAVPGSPDHQSGPACDQAGAGSPCDRAGFPDDQGDEATRPSDCRSAQKSKDPPADSLASAEQASEDKEEMATTYYHSHDSMAPRESRSTNNIYEDEIWEMSN is encoded by the exons ATGCGCAGTATGGATAAACTTGGCTCCTATCCTCCGCCTAACTTCGACTGTCCTCCTCCGAACTCCATCCAAGTGTCACGGCCTCAGCAGCCCGTCTCAAGAAGCAACTTCCACCCGAGCATGTGGACTTGGAGCGAGACGCCCTCCGAGTCCGAACCCAGCTGGGCCTACAGCGGCCGAGCAGCGTCAGGACCTGCTTCTCAGTCACGAAACAATGGATGTCAGTATTCGTACG GTCGTGAATGGTATCACACTGGACAACAAAGTTGGAGCAATTACGGACCAGCAGGCAACCGTGGGAAAAAG CATCAAAACAAGAAAGAACcaaattttgttcatttttgtgaCACTTGTGACCGAGGATTAAAAAACCAGGAGAAGTATGAGGAGCATATTGCTCAACATGTAAAG TGTTCTGTCCCAGATTGCAGATTCATGGCTCATGAAAAAATAGTGAGCATTCATTGGAAAAAT ACCCATGCACCCGGAAAGAAGAGAATTAAGCTGGACACTGCAGAAGAGATTGCAAAATGGAGAGAGGAGAGGCGCAA GAACTATCCAACTGTACAGAATGttgagaaaaagagaaaactgATGCAGGAACGTGAGAAGACAGGAGCCGTTTTGGAGACGGCTCAGTTTGG ACGCATGAGAGGCAGAGGACGTGGGCGTTGGCGGGGGAGAGGTCATCAGAGGTTCCAGGGGCAGCATCCCCAAGGTCCGCATCCGTCCGACGGTGGCGCTGCAGCAGAGAGACCGCCGCCCCTCACCCAGCCCGGCCAGAATGGTGATCCTCTGGGGGTGTTGGCCAAAAGTGACATTG AGTCTGACAAAGAGGATGCAGACACTGACTCCAGGACAGCTAGCCTTGTTGTGGCCCCGAAACAGATGAGCGTTGCTCTGGGGTCTCTTTTAACCAACTATGGCTCCATGAGCGAGAGTGAAGGTGATGAAGAAGCACAGC aCTCTACTATCCAAAAAGGCAAAGACCTGCTCCAAGAAAACAAGGATTTGCTAGACCAGAAAAACAGACCCTTCATGGACACCAAAACCTCAAAACAGGACACGCAAGCTTCCAAAGTATCATGTCCTTGGTCTGCCCTGAACACATCAAACAACCGAAGAGGACgagggagaagaggaggaaagcGAGGTCGGGGTGGACACCATGATATGCTGCAAACACGGCGGCCCACTCTCCTTGAGATG CTGCTTGCTCCGGATATACGCCATGAGAGAAACGTCCTCCTGCAGTGTGTTCGATACGTGGTCCGAAACGACTTCTTTGGCCTGGAGAGCAAGCCTCAACTCCACCTGACGCAAGGTACAGGAAGTTCAGACCAAGAAGTGGGAAGCAGGACTCTGTCCGATTCTCTGGTTGGTGGCAAAAAGTGTTCAGTCAACGCTGGGACTGCATCTCACAGAGCCACCGCTTGGCCAACAATAtgtaaggaggaaaaaaaggagattGGTCCAGTTAATGTGACAACCAAGATCATAGTCCGTCACAGTTCGTCAAGGAATTGTCTGGACGAGGGGCCACTTGATGACCAGGCTGGCTCTGGACCACCAGATGACGACGCTGTACCTGGTTCACCAGACCACCAAAGTGGCCCAGCATGTGACCAAGCAGGTGCTGGTTCACCGTGTGACCGAGCTGGTTTCCCAGATGACCAAGGCGACGAAGCCACGCGGCCAAGTGACTGTCGAAGCGCACAAAAATCCAAAGATCCCCCGGCGGATTCTTTAGCAAGTGCAGAGCAGGCTTCAGAGGACAAGGAAGAAATGGCAACCACTTACTACCACAGCCATGATTCTATGGCACCTCGTGAAAGTAGGTCAACCAATAATATTTATGAGGATGAAATATGGGAAATGTCAAATTGA